ACGAACGGCGTTTGTCGGCGTAATATTCTTCTCGCAGGTCGCCTTCCGCGCGGGCATTGTAAGTGAGGTAGAGCGTCCGACGCGGTTGTTGTGTTTCGTTGGGTGGACTTTTATGCGGCGCGTACGAACTGAAGAACAGCGCATCTCCCGGCTGCATGGGCACCGGTTCCCAGTCCAGGGTGTCAGCGTATTCACTGTCGATGCAACCGTTTTTGTCCAGATGTAACAGTCCGCGTTGATGCAGTTCGGGTGCGAAGAAGAGACAGCCGTTTTCGGGAGTTGCGGCATCAATGGCGATGGAGCAGGTGATGTGATTGCGAATGAACTCATACGCGGGAGCATCCTGATGTGCCGCATAGCCTCCGCCTCCCGGGTATTTGTAGTTGATTTTTTCCTTGTACAGAATAGCCGGCTCCCCCATTAACGCGCCGGCACAGTCGGGAATTTTTCCCTGTGTGAGGAGCTGTCGAATGCCAGTGTGAAAGGCCAGGATGTATTCCGTGCGTGCGGGTCTCACGCCAGATGGTGTCTGTTCGAAGTGATGCATCCACTTTTCGTCGTCGGCAGGCCAGGTACTGATTTCTTCGACCCATTCACGCAGGTTTTCCGTTTCCAGCGCTGAGAGAAAGCCGGGAAACTTGACATAGCCGGTTTGATTCCAGTGGTGGAGTTGAGAGGCGGTGAGAGTTGTGTTCATGATACGACACCTGTATTGGGGGTCAGGCTGGTTTCGGTTTCCAGTTCGAGCAATCGCCCGGCTTCGCTGACCGTCTGTTTCTGGCGAAAATACCAGACGACGACCAGTGTGCCTGCGATGGAGACGGGCGAGATGATCAGCGCCAGCCAGAACAGCAGGGCCACGAAATCCAGATCCTTCTGAAAGATAAGATTGACGATGACCATCAGGATCACCGTGCTGATGTAACCTGCAAAATCTCCAAGATAGAGCAGGTATCCGACGTTGCTTTTGTCACGGATCATGGCGATGACACGTTCATAGATTGTGGTATGAAACAGGACGTAAGGCACATACAGACTGATGCCAATGAGCACCATGAACTGAAACGCGGCCGCTTCTGTCCAGGCGGTGGTTCCCCAGTAAGAGAGCGTTGTCACCAGGGCACACCCGAAGCCGAGACCGACCATGATCATGCCTGTCAGAAAGGCGCGATAGTTAGCGCCGATGAAGACGACGACTGCGCTCAAGGCAATGACAGCGATCGCGACCAGCATTTCTGACTGGGCAAAAATTTGCGGTTTATCCACGCCGAATCCGGACCAGATTTCCGCAGCGTAGTCATCGCGCACACTGCGAAAGATGGTGAGTAAGACCATAAGTAGTATCAATACCGTTAATCCCAGCGCATTACGGGAGTAAAACTGTCTCCGCTCATGGCCGTTAAAGGGGGAGCGTTTCGAACGGGCGGTCACATCCAGTTCGCTGGGCGGGGGAATTTGCTCCAGCATCCAGACTCCCACTAAAAGCGGGAGCCAGAACAGGGCACCGGTGAGAAAGGGCATCCAGAATTCGGTGACGCCATAGGACGACATCAGAATGGCACCCGCGGATTTGACCGTTCCGGAAGCCATGATGAAACTGGCACACAAGCCGGCGGCCATCGCTTCGGTCACACGCCGTCCTTCCAGGAACGCGAAGACGCAGCCAAAGACCATGCCCAGCGGTAAGCCGTTACAGAACAGAAATAACGGCTTCAACCAGTAGGGGGCAATCGCATATGGAAGCAGCGCCAGATGGGCGATCGCGATCAGCGACAGAATCATGGCTGCCCGGCGGTGGGGCGTCATTTCGGAAATGACTTTGATACCGATCAGTTTAGACAGGGCATAACCGCTGACCTGGGCAAACAGCAGAATGACTTTATAGCCGACTCCCCAGAATACCAGGTCTTCATATTGTGCGACGGTGAACGGTTTACGAAACGCATACATACAGAAATAAGTGGTAAATGCTGCGACCACAGACCAGGCGGTCAGGACACCTCGGTTACTCTGTCCCAGACGCGTCGAGATGTACTCCGATTGAAATCGCATGCGGTGTCAGTACTAAAGAGGCTGTCATTTCAGGTGTTTGTAATGACAGGTAGTCTAAAGATACAGCATGAAGGGCAAGTGAGGCGGGTGTGAATTATGGATGAAGAACGTGCTGCCTGCTGTTATGTTTCTTCATTCAGAAGTTTAAGAATCTGTTTACGGTGCTCGTAATCATGGTGTAATGCCGTTAATTCCTTTGCAGTACGGCCTTGTGTATCTTTGGCGTTATGATCTGCGCCGTGTTGTAACAACCGGTCAACCCGTGAGGGGCGACCACAGCGACAGGCCACCAGAAGTGGAGTGGCACCTTCAAAGTCGCGGGTTTCGATGTTGGCTCCTGCCGCCAGCAGCAGTTCCAGAGCGGTGATGTCATCACTGGGGGTGTATCCGAAATTCAGTGAAAAATCCAGTTGAGAGAAGAATTCCCGGGCTTCTGCTGACGGATCATCTAACTCCTCCAGGAGTTCCAGTTTCATTTCTTCTTCTGAATATTCGTATGTCAGCTGAAAAGCGAGAAACGCTTCCGGGGCAGCAGCATAGAAGAGTGCCGTCCGCCCCTGTTCGTTACAGGCATGCAGGTCGGCTCCCGACGCCAGGATGCGTTCCAGAACGACAGCGTGTCCCTGTTCTGCCGCGGTCATGAGGGGAGTGACACCACCCTGGAGTGGTGTGTTGATATCAATTTGCTGATTCAACAAATACTCAAGCAGAGTCAGGTCTCCCCTTTGCGCGGCAGTGTGCAGCAGGCTGTTAAATGATTCCGGTTGAGTCTCGATACTGGCGCCTGCGGACTGAAGACGCTGGATGATTTCCGGATCGGTGTGGTGTTGAATCACATCATCATCACAGTTATCTGTGGCGCCAATCTTTGCGCCGCCTGAGAGCAGCAGTTCGACGCATTCCAGTGATTGAGCAAACATCAGTGGCGTCCAGCTATCCACATCATATGCATTGGGGTCGGCACCATGTTGAAGCAGCGCGGTGACAATTTCCAGCTGATCATGCATGACAGCGGTGTGCAGTGCGGTTGCGCCGGTACTGGTTGCATCCGGATCGGCTCCCAGGTCGAGGAGTTCGCAGGCAAACTGATAATCTCCTTCCTCTGCTGCTGATTTCAACAGCCAGTAGCCTTCTCTGTCCACGGCATTGATATCCGCACCGTGACTGATCAGGGTACGCACCATCTCGGGGCTTGCTGCATTTGTGATTACAGGTTCTCCGTTTTCGGGATCCAGGTTGGCCCCTGCTTCCAGTAATAATTTCGCGCAGGTGACCGAGCCCGATCCTGCAGCCAGGTTAAGCGGAGTCATGTCCAGAAAGTTGGTGCTATTGAGATCTGCGCCCAGAGAGATGAACCAGGCCGTCATCTCTGCATGTTGCGCCAGTACTGCGTGCATCAAAGGTGTCTGACTGCGGCGATCCTGGTCGGTCAGTTTTGCGCCCTGCTCCCAGAGGAGTTTTGCTTTGTCGAAGTCGCCTGTCTGCAGGCTGAGCAGCCAGGGGGACATCTCCCAGTCATTGCGGGTGGAAACATCTGAGCCTGCGCGGATCTCAGAGGCGACCTGCTCTACCGAGCCCAGGACGATGGCCCACATCAGGTCGGTCATCTGGACGGAATCGCGATCGGCTCCGTGCTCCAGCAGCAGTTTGACCGCGGCGAAATTTCCTTCACTTAATGCATTCCGCAGCGGGGATTCACCATATTCAGAAATTGCATTTGGATCTGCCCCCGCACGGAGCAAGAGATTCAGGATTTCGAGGTGAGCGGGGTCGAGAGATCCAGGCAGAGTGGTAATCACAGTGTAGCCCTGCGGGCTGACATAGCGGGGATTGGCTCCCCGGGCCAACAGGAACTGGACTTTGTCAATTCTGGCTGAACGAGCCGCCAGCAGGAGGGGAGTCTCTTGAACTGTAGAGCAGGGCCAGTTGACCTCAGCGCCCTGATCAATGAGCCATTGCAGGGTATCAAGGTGTGCCCGACGGTCTTCAGCCGCGTGCATTAACGGAGTTTTTCCATCACGGTCATTTTCATTAATATTCACGCCAGAGGTCAACTGGCGCTGCAGGGCGCTGATATCGCCACGTCGG
The sequence above is a segment of the Gimesia algae genome. Coding sequences within it:
- a CDS encoding methylphosphonate hydroxylase — protein: MNTTLTASQLHHWNQTGYVKFPGFLSALETENLREWVEEISTWPADDEKWMHHFEQTPSGVRPARTEYILAFHTGIRQLLTQGKIPDCAGALMGEPAILYKEKINYKYPGGGGYAAHQDAPAYEFIRNHITCSIAIDAATPENGCLFFAPELHQRGLLHLDKNGCIDSEYADTLDWEPVPMQPGDALFFSSYAPHKSPPNETQQPRRTLYLTYNARAEGDLREEYYADKRRSFAQVDTTGSEKLKISKIGHFDGKPAQQT
- a CDS encoding DUF5690 family protein → MRFQSEYISTRLGQSNRGVLTAWSVVAAFTTYFCMYAFRKPFTVAQYEDLVFWGVGYKVILLFAQVSGYALSKLIGIKVISEMTPHRRAAMILSLIAIAHLALLPYAIAPYWLKPLFLFCNGLPLGMVFGCVFAFLEGRRVTEAMAAGLCASFIMASGTVKSAGAILMSSYGVTEFWMPFLTGALFWLPLLVGVWMLEQIPPPSELDVTARSKRSPFNGHERRQFYSRNALGLTVLILLMVLLTIFRSVRDDYAAEIWSGFGVDKPQIFAQSEMLVAIAVIALSAVVVFIGANYRAFLTGMIMVGLGFGCALVTTLSYWGTTAWTEAAAFQFMVLIGISLYVPYVLFHTTIYERVIAMIRDKSNVGYLLYLGDFAGYISTVILMVIVNLIFQKDLDFVALLFWLALIISPVSIAGTLVVVWYFRQKQTVSEAGRLLELETETSLTPNTGVVS
- a CDS encoding ankyrin repeat domain-containing protein, which encodes MQIHFAARRGDISALQRQLTSGVNINENDRDGKTPLMHAAEDRRAHLDTLQWLIDQGAEVNWPCSTVQETPLLLAARSARIDKVQFLLARGANPRYVSPQGYTVITTLPGSLDPAHLEILNLLLRAGADPNAISEYGESPLRNALSEGNFAAVKLLLEHGADRDSVQMTDLMWAIVLGSVEQVASEIRAGSDVSTRNDWEMSPWLLSLQTGDFDKAKLLWEQGAKLTDQDRRSQTPLMHAVLAQHAEMTAWFISLGADLNSTNFLDMTPLNLAAGSGSVTCAKLLLEAGANLDPENGEPVITNAASPEMVRTLISHGADINAVDREGYWLLKSAAEEGDYQFACELLDLGADPDATSTGATALHTAVMHDQLEIVTALLQHGADPNAYDVDSWTPLMFAQSLECVELLLSGGAKIGATDNCDDDVIQHHTDPEIIQRLQSAGASIETQPESFNSLLHTAAQRGDLTLLEYLLNQQIDINTPLQGGVTPLMTAAEQGHAVVLERILASGADLHACNEQGRTALFYAAAPEAFLAFQLTYEYSEEEMKLELLEELDDPSAEAREFFSQLDFSLNFGYTPSDDITALELLLAAGANIETRDFEGATPLLVACRCGRPSRVDRLLQHGADHNAKDTQGRTAKELTALHHDYEHRKQILKLLNEET